A region of Acidisarcina sp. DNA encodes the following proteins:
- a CDS encoding rhamnulokinase family protein: MTATANYVAVDLGAASGRVMAGRWDGRRFAMEELHRFPNGGVQVGEHLYWNVLGIWSQIQIGLSQYRGRFPESPLGIGVDAWGVDFGLLDRFGRLLANPSHYRDRRTTGVPEKVFARVPEQRILAETGAHTMQINTLFQLYSMVEANDPLLAAGERLMMIPDLFTYFLSGDKIIEYTEATTTQMFSPARHDWARAMLDELGIPTRILPQPTRPGTVLSPVQGQLLKECGLQHSFPVIAVASHDTSSAVAAIPNMSEDSVFLSSGTWSLMGVELREPDTSERVLQLGFTNEGGADGSFLLLKNMTGLWIVQECVRQWKTEGSDYSWAALTARAGAVRAFQCLIDPDAEEFQAPCDMPAAIRRYCLDSNQPVPETVGEIARCAFESLSLKYRSVLDSLESVTGREFRTIRIVGGGCMNQLICQMIADACCRQVVSGPVEAGALGNVLLQAIARGQLADVHSGRSAIGESVQCSTFDPHPCSGWDEAYARFRRLEADGSNRAAAKTTAG; the protein is encoded by the coding sequence ATGACGGCTACAGCCAATTATGTCGCCGTCGATCTGGGAGCTGCCAGCGGAAGGGTCATGGCCGGACGCTGGGACGGGCGGCGATTTGCGATGGAAGAGCTGCATCGCTTTCCCAATGGCGGCGTTCAAGTTGGAGAGCATCTCTATTGGAACGTGCTCGGTATCTGGTCGCAGATTCAGATTGGCCTATCCCAATATCGCGGGCGTTTCCCGGAGTCACCGCTCGGCATCGGTGTAGATGCATGGGGGGTTGACTTCGGATTGCTGGACCGGTTCGGTCGCCTGCTTGCGAATCCTTCTCACTATCGCGATCGCCGCACCACTGGCGTCCCAGAAAAGGTTTTTGCGCGTGTGCCGGAACAGCGGATTTTGGCTGAGACCGGTGCCCATACCATGCAAATCAATACGCTGTTTCAGCTCTACAGCATGGTCGAAGCCAACGATCCTCTTTTGGCCGCTGGGGAGCGGTTGATGATGATTCCGGATCTCTTCACTTACTTCCTCTCCGGCGACAAGATCATCGAGTATACGGAGGCGACGACGACACAGATGTTCTCGCCGGCCCGGCATGATTGGGCGCGTGCGATGCTTGACGAACTGGGCATTCCCACTCGCATTCTTCCGCAGCCCACTCGGCCTGGAACAGTGCTCTCTCCAGTGCAGGGGCAGCTACTCAAAGAGTGTGGCCTGCAGCATTCCTTCCCGGTCATTGCCGTCGCTTCCCATGACACATCCAGTGCCGTCGCTGCGATTCCCAACATGAGCGAGGACAGCGTTTTTCTTAGTAGCGGAACCTGGAGCCTGATGGGCGTTGAGTTGCGGGAGCCCGATACATCGGAGCGCGTGTTGCAGTTGGGTTTTACCAACGAGGGCGGTGCAGACGGCTCCTTCCTGCTCTTGAAGAACATGACGGGACTATGGATTGTGCAGGAGTGCGTACGTCAATGGAAGACGGAAGGCTCTGACTATAGTTGGGCTGCCCTGACGGCTCGCGCAGGTGCCGTGCGAGCATTCCAATGCCTGATTGATCCTGATGCGGAAGAGTTTCAGGCTCCTTGCGATATGCCTGCCGCGATACGCCGCTACTGTCTGGATTCCAACCAGCCCGTGCCCGAAACCGTGGGTGAGATTGCGCGCTGCGCATTCGAGAGCCTGAGCCTGAAGTATCGCTCTGTCCTTGACTCGCTGGAATCGGTAACGGGAAGGGAATTCCGAACGATTCGTATTGTGGGTGGCGGCTGCATGAATCAGCTGATTTGTCAGATGATTGCAGATGCCTGCTGCCGGCAGGTGGTTAGCGGACCCGTGGAGGCCGGGGCGCTGGGGAACGTGCTGCTGCAGGCTATCGCCAGGGGACAACTCGCAGATGTACACAGTGGCCGTTCCGCTATAGGGGAGTCGGTGCAATGTTCAACATTCGATCCTCATCCATGCAGTGGATGGGATGAAGCGTATGCTCGCTTTCGCAGGCTGGAAGCGGATGGATCCAATCGTGCCGCGGCTAAAACTACGGCAGGCTGA
- a CDS encoding class II aldolase/adducin family protein — METLQSTVISTILRKAVLECFAARESTSSASDEPQQLFQSPAVNALKEEILAAGRKLWERQYVDGNGGNISARVSSDYVLSTPTLCSKGDLRVEDLSLVDMENRQICGRRPHTSEILLHLEIYKTVPEAKAVIHCHPPYATAHAVAGVIPQGNLVPEQEVFVGPVALAEYETPGTLQFARTVVPFVKQHNTILLRNHGIVCWADTVTHAEWYAEVLENYCKTLMIASQLRTPLPEIPPDKIRDLLAIKKKLGLPDKRFPLEPTPTEDAAPNGNYGKRDIPPGNGKPHSMSDAEINRLTEQMTSLVLSYLEDER, encoded by the coding sequence ATGGAAACCCTGCAGTCTACGGTTATCTCAACCATCCTCCGCAAAGCCGTGTTGGAGTGCTTTGCCGCGCGCGAGAGTACTTCAAGCGCCTCGGACGAACCTCAACAGCTCTTTCAATCTCCCGCCGTAAACGCGCTGAAGGAAGAGATCCTCGCCGCCGGACGGAAGCTTTGGGAGCGCCAATATGTTGACGGCAATGGAGGGAACATCTCGGCACGTGTGTCGTCCGACTATGTTCTGTCCACTCCCACGCTTTGCAGCAAGGGAGATTTGCGGGTTGAGGACTTGTCCCTTGTGGACATGGAGAACCGGCAGATCTGCGGCAGGCGGCCGCACACCAGCGAGATCCTGCTCCATCTGGAAATTTACAAGACCGTGCCCGAAGCGAAGGCGGTGATCCATTGCCACCCCCCTTACGCAACTGCGCATGCGGTGGCAGGCGTAATTCCGCAGGGCAATCTTGTCCCGGAGCAGGAGGTATTCGTTGGTCCTGTTGCTTTGGCTGAGTATGAAACACCAGGCACGCTGCAATTTGCGCGGACCGTTGTCCCTTTCGTCAAGCAGCACAACACGATTCTGTTAAGGAACCACGGGATTGTCTGCTGGGCAGACACGGTGACGCATGCGGAATGGTATGCAGAAGTGCTGGAGAACTATTGCAAGACACTGATGATCGCCTCGCAACTGAGGACTCCTCTGCCTGAAATTCCGCCTGACAAAATCCGCGACTTGCTGGCCATAAAGAAGAAGCTCGGCTTGCCGGACAAGCGATTTCCGTTGGAGCCGACGCCGACCGAGGATGCCGCGCCGAATGGCAACTATGGGAAACGCGACATTCCCCCCGGGAATGGCAAGCCTCATTCGATGAGTGATGCGGAGATCAATCGGTTGACCGAACAAATGACTTCTCTCGTGCTCTCGTATCTCGAGGACGAGAGATGA
- a CDS encoding DeoR/GlpR family DNA-binding transcription regulator, with amino-acid sequence MQQALRLRKIRELFSQQEFVNFEELCSKFEASKSSIRRDLIELEQNGVLRRVHGGAISLQTRDELMDFTRLTGSFRDEKARIGKVAASLVADGQTVIMGGGSTVVEVAKNLQGRSIQIVTNSIPVAQVFWDSKQVEVTLTGGYLFPRLGIELGPVCEKMLNSVSADILMIGIRGITPAGISDSNSFIVESIRAMIRAAHKVIIVADHSKFGRDAMIHVASLDEIDQIVSDTDLDPEFRQMLKEHNVECTLA; translated from the coding sequence ATGCAGCAAGCGCTTCGTCTCCGAAAAATTCGAGAACTCTTTTCCCAACAAGAATTTGTGAACTTTGAAGAGCTGTGCTCCAAATTCGAAGCTTCAAAATCGAGTATCCGCCGCGATTTGATCGAATTGGAACAAAATGGAGTTCTGCGAAGAGTGCACGGTGGAGCGATTTCGCTCCAGACTCGCGATGAACTGATGGATTTCACTCGGTTGACCGGAAGCTTCCGCGATGAAAAGGCCCGCATTGGGAAAGTGGCCGCCTCGCTTGTCGCAGATGGCCAAACCGTTATCATGGGTGGCGGCTCCACGGTGGTTGAGGTTGCGAAGAACTTGCAGGGTCGATCGATCCAGATTGTCACCAACTCGATCCCAGTCGCCCAGGTCTTTTGGGATAGCAAGCAGGTTGAGGTTACGTTAACCGGCGGCTATCTCTTTCCCCGCCTCGGCATTGAACTCGGCCCCGTATGCGAGAAGATGCTGAATAGCGTCTCCGCAGATATCCTCATGATCGGCATACGAGGCATTACCCCTGCCGGCATCAGCGACTCCAACAGCTTCATCGTCGAATCCATCCGCGCGATGATCCGGGCGGCCCATAAGGTCATCATCGTTGCAGACCACTCCAAATTCGGTCGCGATGCGATGATCCACGTCGCCAGCCTCGACGAGATCGATCAGATCGTGAGCGATACGGACTTGGACCCTGAATTTCGACAGATGCTGAAAGAGCACAACGTGGAGTGCACGCTGGCTTGA
- a CDS encoding alpha-L-fucosidase, whose product MHSFGVSISPMQKYCHRDRRYLLTCALLCSVLLTSFSFAAEAKHPVASIQDMETQAHRDARMNWWRDARFGMFIHWGLYAVPAGTWQGKEVPGIGEWIMHDARIPVAQYQSLAHQFDPTGFDAHQWVALAKAAGMKYIVITAKHHDGFAMYDSKVNSFNVVSATPFKRDALRELAIECQKQGMRLGFYYSQDQDWTAPGGAAFGGHWDKAQDGDFAAYLHNKAIPQLRELLTNYAPYPVVIWFDTPTKDMTPALAGEVVSLLNKYPNLIWNNRLGGGYDGDTETPEQTIPPKGFPGRDWETCMTINDTWGYKSHDTNFKSTATLLHNLIDIASKGGNYLLNVGPDAKGNIPQPEVDRLQAIGRWLDVNHEAIYGTGPTAFGDEDGFYSETKKDENGKPAWVEKWDWRCTTKPGRLYIHIFEWPHAAFHIDKVTQQITGAYLLADAQRKPLKFTQKGSAVDVVLPAQSLDPLATVLVLETKKP is encoded by the coding sequence ATGCATTCTTTCGGTGTTAGTATTTCGCCCATGCAGAAATACTGTCATCGTGACCGCCGCTATCTCTTAACGTGCGCCCTGCTTTGCAGCGTACTTCTCACTTCTTTTTCCTTTGCTGCTGAGGCGAAACATCCGGTCGCATCGATTCAGGACATGGAGACGCAGGCACATCGCGATGCGCGAATGAACTGGTGGCGGGACGCCCGGTTTGGCATGTTCATTCACTGGGGGCTCTATGCGGTTCCCGCAGGGACCTGGCAGGGAAAAGAGGTTCCCGGCATCGGCGAATGGATCATGCATGACGCCAGGATTCCTGTTGCCCAGTATCAATCATTGGCGCATCAGTTCGATCCGACTGGTTTCGACGCGCACCAGTGGGTGGCTCTGGCGAAGGCTGCGGGCATGAAGTACATCGTGATTACGGCGAAGCACCATGATGGATTCGCCATGTACGACTCAAAGGTGAATTCCTTTAACGTTGTTAGTGCAACGCCGTTTAAGCGGGATGCTCTGCGCGAGTTGGCGATTGAATGCCAAAAGCAGGGCATGCGGCTAGGTTTTTATTACTCGCAGGATCAGGACTGGACGGCTCCCGGCGGCGCAGCCTTCGGCGGCCACTGGGACAAGGCGCAAGATGGCGACTTTGCAGCCTATCTGCACAATAAGGCGATTCCTCAGCTTCGAGAACTGCTGACGAACTACGCGCCCTATCCGGTAGTCATCTGGTTTGATACTCCAACCAAGGACATGACTCCGGCACTTGCAGGTGAAGTGGTGTCTCTACTCAATAAATATCCAAACCTGATCTGGAACAATCGCCTCGGCGGCGGATATGACGGCGATACAGAAACGCCAGAGCAGACGATTCCTCCCAAGGGTTTTCCTGGCCGCGACTGGGAAACCTGCATGACCATCAACGATACCTGGGGATATAAATCCCACGACACAAATTTCAAGTCGACGGCAACCCTGCTGCATAACCTTATCGACATTGCCAGCAAGGGCGGCAACTATCTCTTGAATGTCGGTCCAGATGCCAAGGGCAATATTCCTCAGCCCGAAGTGGATCGTCTGCAGGCGATCGGACGCTGGCTCGACGTCAATCATGAAGCGATCTATGGCACAGGCCCAACCGCTTTCGGCGATGAAGACGGGTTCTACAGCGAGACGAAGAAGGATGAGAATGGCAAGCCCGCCTGGGTCGAGAAGTGGGACTGGCGTTGCACCACGAAACCCGGCAGGCTGTACATTCACATCTTTGAGTGGCCGCACGCGGCTTTCCACATCGATAAGGTGACGCAGCAGATCACCGGGGCCTATCTGCTGGCCGACGCGCAGCGCAAACCACTGAAGTTCACGCAGAAGGGCTCCGCTGTTGATGTAGTTCTACCGGCGCAGTCGCTTGATCCGCTGGCCACGGTTCTAGTGCTGGAAACGAAAAAGCCTTAG
- a CDS encoding carboxypeptidase regulatory-like domain-containing protein, translating to MRSVFTAKSSYAFCRSALFALATALLLAPGNLPAQSTQGSILGTVRDTAGAVVPRATIILKNLDEGSIRTTISNSIGDYQFVDVKAGHYTEEVSSGGFQKWSVTGLVLAVRQQLHLDASLTVGSVQQEVQVSGDTVSTIDTETPSISAVYSNADVSNLPVNTRASAAGTSALNIVGTLPGVQADHGDFALQGGLPFQTEVSVDGITIQSSTGNSPISDAFPSSESISELRADGAQNNAEFGQPGEITVTTKGGGNTIHGSAFWYHQNAAFNAIPYTNPVTTKKPKLIGNTYGASFGGPVVIPHFYNGHNKTFIYGAYEGWRHPAQTTEAFTVPSTLMKQGNFSKYSSAGFTGLTNPFTGGSYGKSLPSINPAAQKLLSFYPDPNVGDPTAYVDDGTANYIANKDSSGHSDQFDIRGDQYFGANQKFLLWGRFTWKNFPISQPQALTVPSAQNANQSRVLKISANWTITPQIINEAGFGFTLFSSGQTDSFDGKAFTEGLGLNGLQNLFYNGIPELDFNNISALNADRLTSINKSRTFVYTDALTWSKGNHIFKFGLDIRTLEAVTPLGFNGSDNYGTFQYNTQGSAGLFTGVDFADFLSGLPYQTFYDAVQQDNDGSSVHYHFFGQDQWKVTPNLTLSYGVRYELHPGYSDKGGDIGNFDDSLALAGRAIYPNGKSRLLAQSFLASANACDPDGVNYTNSAVVNGAPCMPVLGNSQAGYPGGLKKYPHLRFMPRFGFAWRPFNNNKTAVRGGFGMYNITLLGANFYSLTGTLQAQTTQYTNTLDSTSHKVGYQWPNIYAGAGNGGCSNCYGQDYFGTANSTNWKDPYTEQWSFSVDHDFGSGYAARLSYIASETHQLVWAPDENTLPFSSTISANNQPLSARRFPNWGRINNRATGANASYQSLQAEFDHRFQRGLQLNSTWTYAKALADNQGPANTGFAGESGGARATSILDRAADYGNVYGTRRHRWNTTAVYDLPFGRGREFGSGMSRMADSVVGGWRLSTIFLWQTGPFESPYFPSGQGDPSGTGSGLKGTASGFDGGHRNQYPDVVPGASYKPLHRTRTQWVNPNAFTCPGYPGWTPGTACTTGSGSGPVPNPIGRFGNARVGSVVGPGMVNLSAGLSKTFSITEGLKLKAEGTFTNVLNHTNLSDPNMNVSSRSFGLITSAVGSDFGGARSGQVSMRLDF from the coding sequence ATGAGAAGTGTATTTACCGCTAAGTCTTCTTACGCGTTCTGTAGGAGCGCGCTATTCGCTCTAGCAACCGCTTTGTTGCTGGCACCCGGCAACCTGCCAGCGCAATCTACGCAGGGAAGCATTCTCGGCACTGTAAGAGACACGGCCGGCGCTGTGGTTCCAAGAGCGACGATTATTCTGAAGAATCTAGACGAAGGCTCGATCCGCACTACCATATCCAATAGCATCGGCGATTATCAGTTTGTAGATGTGAAGGCCGGGCACTATACCGAAGAGGTTTCCTCTGGCGGATTTCAAAAATGGTCGGTAACGGGTCTTGTCCTCGCCGTTCGTCAGCAACTCCATTTGGATGCATCTCTTACTGTAGGAAGCGTTCAGCAGGAAGTTCAGGTTTCAGGAGACACAGTCAGCACGATCGACACGGAAACGCCGTCGATTAGCGCCGTATACTCGAACGCTGATGTGTCCAACCTGCCGGTCAATACGCGCGCCAGCGCTGCCGGCACAAGCGCATTGAACATCGTCGGCACTCTGCCCGGTGTGCAGGCTGACCACGGCGACTTCGCACTGCAAGGCGGCTTGCCGTTCCAGACAGAGGTCTCCGTAGACGGCATTACCATCCAGAGCTCGACGGGCAATTCGCCGATTTCCGATGCCTTTCCTTCGAGTGAATCGATCTCCGAACTGCGCGCGGATGGCGCTCAGAACAATGCCGAGTTTGGTCAGCCTGGCGAGATTACGGTGACTACCAAGGGCGGCGGAAACACAATTCATGGATCGGCGTTCTGGTATCACCAGAATGCTGCTTTCAATGCTATTCCATATACCAATCCAGTCACCACGAAGAAGCCGAAACTCATCGGCAACACGTATGGCGCGAGCTTCGGAGGCCCGGTTGTGATCCCGCATTTCTACAATGGACACAACAAGACATTTATCTACGGCGCTTATGAGGGATGGCGGCATCCAGCTCAGACGACAGAAGCTTTCACTGTTCCCAGCACGCTGATGAAGCAAGGCAACTTCTCAAAGTATTCTTCTGCGGGATTCACGGGTCTCACCAATCCATTTACAGGCGGAAGCTATGGGAAATCGCTGCCTTCGATCAACCCGGCTGCGCAAAAGCTGCTCTCGTTTTATCCAGATCCGAATGTAGGCGACCCCACAGCTTATGTAGATGATGGGACAGCCAACTACATCGCTAATAAAGACAGCAGCGGTCACTCCGATCAATTCGACATTCGTGGCGATCAATACTTCGGCGCAAACCAGAAGTTCCTTCTCTGGGGCCGTTTTACCTGGAAGAACTTTCCTATCAGCCAGCCTCAAGCGCTTACCGTTCCTTCCGCTCAGAACGCAAACCAGTCACGGGTTCTGAAGATCAGCGCAAACTGGACCATTACGCCGCAAATCATCAACGAAGCCGGCTTCGGTTTTACGCTTTTCAGTTCTGGGCAGACCGACAGCTTTGACGGAAAAGCCTTCACGGAAGGGCTTGGTCTGAATGGGTTGCAGAACCTCTTCTACAACGGCATTCCTGAACTAGACTTTAACAATATCAGCGCACTGAATGCCGACCGTTTGACCTCCATCAACAAGTCGCGCACATTTGTTTACACCGATGCGCTGACGTGGTCGAAGGGAAATCACATATTCAAGTTCGGCCTCGATATCCGGACCCTCGAAGCAGTCACTCCACTGGGCTTTAATGGCTCTGACAACTATGGAACCTTTCAGTACAACACCCAGGGTAGTGCCGGGCTATTTACTGGCGTTGATTTTGCAGATTTCCTGTCAGGCCTGCCGTACCAGACGTTCTATGACGCAGTGCAACAGGATAACGACGGATCGTCTGTGCATTATCACTTCTTCGGCCAGGATCAATGGAAGGTCACTCCAAACCTTACGCTGAGCTACGGCGTCCGTTATGAGCTGCACCCAGGCTACAGCGACAAGGGTGGTGACATCGGCAACTTCGATGACAGCCTGGCGCTCGCTGGCCGTGCCATCTATCCGAACGGCAAGTCTCGTCTGTTGGCGCAAAGTTTCCTCGCAAGCGCCAACGCCTGCGATCCGGACGGCGTGAACTACACAAACTCGGCGGTGGTTAACGGTGCGCCTTGCATGCCGGTGCTTGGCAACAGTCAGGCGGGCTATCCTGGCGGGCTAAAGAAATATCCGCACCTTCGCTTTATGCCTCGCTTCGGTTTCGCGTGGCGCCCGTTCAACAATAACAAGACAGCCGTTCGCGGCGGCTTTGGTATGTACAACATCACATTATTGGGCGCAAACTTCTATTCTCTGACCGGCACATTGCAGGCGCAGACTACCCAATACACCAACACTCTGGATTCGACATCCCATAAAGTCGGGTATCAGTGGCCGAACATCTATGCAGGTGCAGGGAATGGCGGGTGCAGCAACTGCTATGGACAGGATTACTTCGGAACGGCAAACAGCACGAACTGGAAGGATCCCTACACTGAACAGTGGTCGTTTAGCGTTGACCACGATTTCGGCAGCGGTTATGCAGCTCGCCTCTCCTACATTGCCTCCGAAACGCATCAACTGGTCTGGGCGCCGGATGAAAATACTCTTCCGTTCTCCAGCACAATTTCGGCCAACAACCAACCGCTGAGCGCACGGCGCTTCCCGAACTGGGGGCGTATCAACAACCGCGCGACCGGTGCCAACGCAAGCTACCAATCTCTGCAGGCAGAGTTCGATCACCGCTTCCAGAGAGGGTTGCAATTGAACTCAACCTGGACGTACGCGAAGGCTCTTGCTGATAACCAGGGTCCTGCGAATACTGGCTTTGCCGGTGAGAGCGGAGGCGCGCGTGCTACTTCAATCCTTGACCGTGCGGCCGATTATGGCAATGTATATGGAACCAGGCGGCATCGCTGGAATACCACAGCGGTTTATGACCTTCCCTTTGGAAGGGGGCGCGAATTTGGCTCCGGCATGTCCAGAATGGCCGATTCCGTTGTAGGCGGCTGGCGTCTATCCACGATCTTCCTGTGGCAGACTGGGCCGTTTGAGTCGCCCTATTTCCCGAGTGGCCAGGGCGATCCTTCCGGTACTGGCTCAGGATTAAAAGGCACTGCATCTGGCTTTGATGGCGGCCACCGCAACCAATATCCAGATGTTGTGCCGGGTGCGAGCTATAAGCCACTTCATCGGACGCGCACGCAATGGGTCAATCCCAACGCCTTTACCTGCCCTGGTTATCCTGGCTGGACGCCGGGAACAGCCTGCACCACCGGCAGCGGCTCCGGTCCGGTTCCGAATCCAATCGGCCGCTTCGGAAACGCGCGGGTGGGTTCCGTTGTGGGTCCCGGTATGGTCAATCTTTCCGCGGGTCTCAGCAAGACCTTTTCCATCACGGAAGGGCTCAAGCTGAAAGCTGAAGGCACGTTTACCAATGTGCTGAATCACACCAACCTGAGCGATCCAAACATGAACGTCAGCTCAAGGAGCTTTGGGTTGATTACGAGTGCCGTCGGCTCAGACTTTGGAGGCGCCCGCTCCGGTCAGGTTTCCATGCGTCTGGATTTTTAA
- a CDS encoding bifunctional YncE family protein/alkaline phosphatase family protein codes for MLLKCAAAAFFSVVFFASAFAQNPVAHPHEVVLPNGRVIQPEGKWIKLAPFPFALTVRPDGRQIAAPSIGWPFSLNVIDDPSGESPEIHRVPARDDNDPTVQVHMQVAYSLDGKLLYDPTGDSGAVDIYASSDWRHIARIPLDGAIGGINFKESFAAAAVLSPDGRLLYVLDQGNWRVVVIDLSSNKPVASMATGSNPLAIALSSNGRRLYVANSGLFEYQLVSGAKPSGLRFPPFGYPSKAAREGTIAEGHSVPALGDENNPRGSSLWTYDVATPQSPRLMAELRLGSRIAEGRNNVVGGASPSGIATSTEHVYVSLAHEDSIAVVSPDGAKLEQEIALSPFTGRRYEDKRGRPLRGVMPFGLAQAAGRLYVAESGINSVAVIDTNTNHVLTHIPVGWYPAAIVVSPDGRSLYVVNSKGKGSGPNIGPDLTHISRQYIGELEFGSLSVIRLPVAEDSFAASSAAVVKANEASVAESRPLPRIGHVFLIIRENRTYDEVFGDLAKADGEPKLARFGLHGWAEEDPAIHDVSVTPNAHALAERFATSDHFYVNSDVSADGHRWAVGIAPAPWMNIAWASGYGGRRTGSASSEAPGRRALGGGADSPMPEDEPEFGSLWEHVAGAGLPLMNYGEGLEVEGSDEREGTEPEGQRLFLNAPVPEPVFVSTDRHYPTFNLGIPDQYRYAEFLRDFTRRSKTGYRAALTVIRLPNDHMASPRPADGYPYRVSYVADNDLALGKIVDTISHSAIWKDSAIFVIEDDAQGGVDHVDAHRSPVLVMSPYVRKGYISHRHTSMASVQKTIYELLRLGPLNLEDALSADMSDMFTDTPDLAPYRFAPSDKRIFDSVRARLAHPKTAAEKAELLDMDDPDEIAREFHSKPHISHPD; via the coding sequence ATGCTCCTTAAATGCGCTGCTGCCGCTTTTTTCTCTGTCGTATTTTTTGCTTCTGCATTCGCTCAGAATCCGGTTGCTCATCCGCATGAAGTTGTCCTGCCAAACGGCCGCGTAATTCAGCCAGAGGGCAAGTGGATCAAGCTCGCCCCCTTTCCGTTTGCGCTTACTGTTCGTCCGGATGGCAGGCAGATCGCAGCGCCTTCGATCGGGTGGCCCTTCTCGTTGAATGTGATTGATGATCCGTCTGGCGAGTCACCGGAAATACATCGGGTTCCCGCAAGAGATGACAACGATCCGACCGTTCAGGTCCACATGCAGGTGGCATATTCGTTGGATGGAAAGTTGCTCTATGATCCGACAGGCGATTCAGGCGCGGTAGACATCTACGCCTCCTCGGACTGGCGTCATATAGCGCGGATCCCGCTCGATGGTGCAATTGGCGGCATAAACTTCAAGGAGAGTTTTGCTGCGGCGGCTGTGCTGTCTCCCGATGGCAGGCTGCTCTATGTTCTGGACCAGGGAAACTGGCGCGTTGTGGTGATTGATCTTAGCAGCAACAAGCCAGTGGCTAGCATGGCTACAGGTTCGAATCCGCTGGCGATTGCGCTGTCCTCCAATGGACGCCGTCTCTACGTGGCGAATTCAGGATTGTTCGAATACCAGCTGGTAAGCGGGGCGAAGCCATCCGGCCTACGCTTTCCTCCCTTCGGTTATCCGTCGAAGGCCGCACGCGAGGGAACAATTGCTGAAGGGCACAGCGTCCCGGCTCTTGGCGATGAGAACAATCCGCGGGGCAGTTCACTCTGGACGTACGATGTAGCCACGCCACAGTCGCCGCGGCTGATGGCGGAGCTTCGTCTGGGAAGCCGCATTGCGGAAGGCCGCAATAACGTGGTCGGCGGCGCATCTCCTTCCGGCATTGCAACCAGCACAGAGCACGTCTATGTTTCGCTGGCACATGAGGATTCAATTGCCGTTGTCTCGCCCGATGGGGCAAAGCTCGAGCAGGAAATTGCTCTCTCGCCATTCACTGGTCGGCGCTACGAGGACAAGAGGGGCCGTCCGCTGCGTGGCGTAATGCCCTTCGGGCTTGCGCAGGCGGCGGGTAGGCTTTACGTCGCTGAGTCAGGCATCAATTCCGTAGCGGTGATTGATACAAATACAAATCATGTGCTCACACATATCCCCGTTGGCTGGTATCCGGCGGCAATTGTAGTTTCGCCCGATGGCCGATCTCTCTACGTCGTCAATAGCAAAGGGAAGGGAAGCGGGCCAAATATCGGACCAGACCTCACCCACATAAGCCGTCAGTACATTGGCGAACTGGAGTTCGGCAGCCTTTCTGTCATTCGATTGCCTGTGGCGGAAGATAGCTTTGCCGCTTCATCGGCTGCGGTCGTAAAAGCGAATGAAGCCTCGGTTGCAGAATCCAGGCCTCTGCCACGCATCGGCCATGTTTTCCTGATCATTCGCGAAAACCGCACTTATGACGAAGTCTTCGGCGATCTTGCAAAGGCAGATGGTGAGCCTAAACTCGCACGCTTCGGCCTGCATGGGTGGGCTGAGGAGGACCCGGCAATACATGATGTCTCTGTGACTCCGAATGCCCATGCGCTGGCCGAGCGATTTGCAACCAGTGATCATTTCTATGTCAATAGCGATGTCTCTGCAGACGGGCACCGCTGGGCCGTAGGCATTGCACCTGCTCCGTGGATGAACATTGCCTGGGCCTCAGGATATGGCGGCCGCCGGACCGGGAGTGCATCCAGCGAAGCGCCAGGGCGTCGTGCGCTTGGCGGCGGCGCAGACAGCCCCATGCCTGAAGACGAGCCCGAATTTGGGTCGTTGTGGGAACATGTTGCCGGAGCGGGCCTGCCGTTGATGAATTACGGCGAAGGCCTGGAGGTCGAGGGCAGCGATGAGCGTGAAGGCACGGAGCCGGAAGGCCAGCGTCTCTTCCTCAACGCTCCTGTTCCCGAGCCTGTTTTTGTTTCGACCGATCGTCACTATCCAACTTTCAACCTCGGCATTCCCGACCAGTACCGCTATGCTGAATTTCTGCGAGACTTTACGCGCCGCAGTAAAACGGGATATCGCGCGGCACTTACTGTAATCCGATTGCCGAACGATCACATGGCCAGCCCGCGCCCCGCAGATGGATATCCTTACCGCGTATCGTATGTTGCCGACAACGATCTCGCTCTCGGCAAGATTGTCGATACCATTTCGCATAGCGCAATCTGGAAGGATTCGGCGATCTTTGTCATCGAGGATGATGCGCAGGGCGGAGTCGATCATGTCGATGCGCATCGCAGTCCGGTGCTCGTGATGAGTCCCTACGTGCGCAAGGGATACATTTCGCATCGCCATACCAGCATGGCCAGTGTGCAAAAAACAATTTATGAGCTGCTACGTCTAGGTCCGCTCAACCTTGAAGATGCGCTCTCCGCAGACATGAGCGATATGTTCACTGATACGCCTGACCTTGCACCGTACCGCTTCGCCCCGTCCGATAAGCGTATCTTCGATTCGGTGCGCGCACGGCTTGCCCATCCGAAGACGGCTGCGGAGAAGGCGGAATTGCTTGACATGGACGATCCTGATGAGATCGCTCGCGAGTTTCACAGCAAACCACATATCTCCCATCCTGACTGA